From the Gemmatimonadota bacterium genome, one window contains:
- a CDS encoding MarR family transcriptional regulator, with product MPTTIDHPRRSSLALPIADPTADASLRADAEQLSDALSELIRVIQFRDRDRACCYDISVSQCYALKGVVDAGALTINDLAAHLYLDKSTASRVANGLVDKGLLVRERVPVDGRVVRLVATPEGASICSTIESDLTREYVEMLSDFDPEIRAEITRLVARLGRSFTARVQASGGSCCVVS from the coding sequence ATGCCAACTACTATCGACCACCCGAGACGCAGCTCCCTCGCGCTGCCGATCGCGGATCCCACGGCAGACGCCAGCTTGCGCGCTGACGCCGAGCAGCTGTCCGATGCGCTGAGCGAGCTCATTCGAGTCATCCAGTTCCGAGACCGCGACCGGGCGTGCTGTTACGACATCAGCGTGAGCCAGTGCTACGCGCTCAAGGGAGTCGTCGATGCGGGCGCACTGACCATCAACGACCTCGCGGCCCACCTGTACCTGGACAAGAGTACCGCCAGCCGAGTCGCGAACGGCCTGGTGGACAAAGGCCTCTTGGTTCGAGAACGGGTCCCGGTGGACGGTCGGGTAGTGCGGTTGGTGGCGACACCAGAGGGCGCGTCCATCTGTTCGACGATCGAGTCGGACCTCACCCGCGAATACGTCGAGATGCTGTCCGACTTCGATCCCGAGATCCGGGCCGAGATCACGCGGTTGGTGGCGCGGCTGGGGCGGTCGTTCACGGCACGCGTACAGGCGTCGGGTGGTAGCTGCTGCGTAGTGAGCTGA
- a CDS encoding tyrosine-type recombinase/integrase, with product LRWVQLATHVQPATRAARLASVRRFAAWHSATDPRTEVPPQGLLPHRYRRTRPYIYSDDEISGIVLTAGELASAKGLRARTYSTLFGLLAVTGMRVSEALCLNRTDVDLEARVLTVRRTKFGKTRLVPVHPSTCDELRAYGHDRDQIVRVSFTAGFFVSERGTRISGCAARSTFAKVSREIGLRAPAQGQRRGHGPRLHDMRHRFAVKTLIDWYRAGLDIEVEIPKLATYLGHVHVHDTYWYLEGVPELLALAAERLLDQHEEGRS from the coding sequence CTTCGCTGGGTCCAGCTCGCCACCCACGTTCAGCCCGCGACCCGGGCGGCACGACTCGCCTCGGTGCGGCGGTTCGCCGCTTGGCATAGCGCTACAGATCCTCGGACCGAGGTCCCGCCCCAAGGACTCCTTCCCCACCGCTACCGCCGCACGCGCCCCTACATCTATAGCGATGACGAGATCAGCGGGATCGTTCTCACAGCCGGCGAACTCGCTTCGGCGAAGGGGCTCAGAGCCCGCACCTACTCGACGCTTTTTGGTCTGCTCGCTGTGACCGGGATGCGCGTCAGCGAAGCCTTGTGTCTCAACCGCACGGATGTTGATCTCGAAGCTCGGGTACTCACGGTCCGGCGGACGAAGTTCGGCAAGACCCGACTCGTGCCCGTGCATCCGTCCACCTGTGATGAGCTCAGAGCGTACGGCCACGACCGCGACCAGATCGTTCGTGTGTCGTTCACCGCTGGCTTTTTCGTTTCCGAGCGCGGCACCCGCATCTCGGGATGTGCGGCGCGCTCCACCTTCGCCAAGGTCTCCCGTGAGATCGGACTCCGGGCTCCTGCCCAAGGCCAGCGTCGCGGACACGGTCCGCGGCTGCACGATATGCGGCATCGATTCGCCGTGAAGACGTTGATCGACTGGTACCGGGCTGGGCTCGACATCGAGGTTGAGATCCCCAAGCTGGCCACCTATCTCGGCCACGTGCACGTCCACGACACCTACTGGTATCTGGAGGGCGTGCCCGAGCTCCTCGCTCTGGCCGCCGAGCGACTGCTCGACCAACACGAGGAGGGCAGATCATGA
- a CDS encoding site-specific integrase: protein MGRLHDRMDRELRIRGYAENTRKCYIEKMKCFVRFFMRPPDELTAEDVKQYQLFLTKDKRVSWSTFNVHVCAIRFFYREVLRVDWNVEHIPYQRSGRKLPVVLSCEEVRALFDVTTNLKHRALLMTLYSAGLRIGEVVHLKLSDIDSGRMMIRVDQGKGRKDRYVMLSQRLLLTLRRYWREYQPALWLFPGRDPSRPLTRGSVDKLFARAKERAGIRKRVSPHSLRHNAEFGIMRRSDLRSGRRLGPGAYGHGIIRGCPRRRGVDRWAGIGRAWCRSA from the coding sequence ATGGGCAGGCTCCACGATCGCATGGACCGCGAGCTACGCATCCGCGGCTACGCCGAGAACACGAGGAAGTGCTATATCGAGAAGATGAAGTGCTTCGTGCGCTTCTTCATGCGGCCGCCTGACGAGCTGACGGCGGAGGACGTGAAGCAGTACCAGCTCTTCCTGACCAAGGACAAACGCGTGTCGTGGAGCACGTTCAACGTGCACGTCTGCGCGATCCGCTTCTTCTACCGGGAGGTGCTCCGGGTCGACTGGAACGTCGAGCACATCCCCTACCAGCGGTCTGGCAGGAAGCTGCCGGTTGTGCTGAGCTGTGAGGAGGTGCGGGCGCTGTTCGACGTCACGACCAACCTCAAGCACCGCGCCCTCCTCATGACCCTCTACTCGGCCGGCCTTCGCATCGGCGAGGTCGTACACTTGAAGTTGTCCGACATCGACAGCGGGCGGATGATGATCCGGGTCGATCAGGGCAAGGGCCGAAAGGACCGTTACGTCATGCTGTCACAGAGGCTGCTGCTGACCCTGCGCCGCTACTGGCGAGAGTACCAGCCCGCCCTCTGGCTCTTTCCCGGGCGAGATCCCTCACGCCCACTCACTCGCGGGTCCGTTGACAAGCTCTTCGCCCGTGCGAAGGAGAGAGCCGGCATCCGGAAGCGCGTCTCCCCACATTCGCTTCGGCATAATGCCGAGTTCGGGATTATGCGGAGAAGCGATCTCAGATCGGGGCGAAGGCTGGGCCCCGGCGCCTATGGACACGGCATAATCAGAGGCTGTCCAAGAAGGCGAGGAGTTGATCGTTGGGCCGGTATCGGCCGGGCTTGGTGTCGATCGGCGTAG
- a CDS encoding tyrosine-type recombinase/integrase yields the protein MIFASLQALLQSFFTDRLLRQRHASPHTIAAYRDSFRLLLNFAAQRLGKPPSELLIEDLGAPFIGEFLQHLEIDRGNSARTRNTRLAAIHSFFRYVALTEPAYALICQRVLAMPSKRFEKRPLVFLDRAEIEALLAAPDLSTWTGRRDRTLLLLAIQTGLRVSELIGLRWKDIALDKGAHVRCVGKGRKHRSTPLRRDAQTLLRAWLRRQHAEPEDHVFPSIRGGALSRDAIAWLVTKHTITAQKHCPSLKRKRVTPHVLRHTAAMELLHHGVDCSVIALWLGHESIETTHIYLHADMRLKERALARTTPIDTKPGRYRPNDQLLAFLDSL from the coding sequence ATGATCTTTGCCAGCCTTCAGGCTCTCCTGCAGTCCTTCTTCACCGACCGCCTGCTTCGGCAGCGGCACGCGAGCCCCCACACCATCGCCGCATATCGCGACTCGTTCCGGCTGCTGCTGAACTTCGCTGCCCAACGTCTCGGCAAGCCTCCCTCCGAGCTGCTCATCGAAGATCTCGGCGCACCCTTCATCGGCGAGTTCCTGCAACACCTCGAGATCGACCGAGGCAACAGTGCTCGCACCCGTAACACTCGCCTGGCCGCCATCCATTCCTTCTTCCGATACGTGGCCTTGACCGAACCGGCATACGCCCTCATCTGCCAGCGCGTCCTGGCGATGCCCAGCAAGCGCTTCGAGAAGAGGCCTCTCGTGTTCCTCGACCGGGCGGAGATCGAGGCCTTGCTCGCCGCGCCCGATCTTTCGACCTGGACCGGGCGTCGAGACCGAACCCTCTTGTTGCTCGCGATCCAGACCGGTCTCAGAGTCTCTGAACTCATCGGCCTGCGCTGGAAGGACATCGCTCTCGACAAAGGCGCCCATGTGCGCTGCGTCGGAAAAGGCAGGAAGCATCGCTCCACGCCTCTGCGTCGCGACGCCCAGACCCTGCTCCGTGCATGGCTCCGCCGCCAACATGCCGAACCGGAAGATCACGTCTTTCCCAGTATCCGTGGCGGAGCCCTCAGCCGAGACGCCATCGCGTGGCTCGTCACCAAACACACCATAACCGCCCAGAAGCACTGCCCGTCGCTGAAACGCAAACGAGTCACGCCACATGTGCTTCGTCACACCGCGGCCATGGAGCTGCTCCACCACGGCGTCGATTGCTCCGTCATCGCACTCTGGCTCGGACACGAGTCCATCGAGACCACCCACATCTATCTCCACGCCGATATGCGCCTCAAGGAACGAGCGCTCGCCCGCACTACGCCGATCGACACCAAGCCCGGCCGATACCGGCCCAACGATCAACTCCTCGCCTTCTTGGACAGCCTCTGA
- a CDS encoding thiamine pyrophosphate-binding protein gives MERAQCIAMLYPELQDKLVVTIMGASAQELYDLGHRENFFYLQHAMGLASSIALGLALHRPEEQVVVLDGDGSVLMNLGGLATLARYRPKNLLHIIFDNGSLLSTGGFESHTTAGITDLAAIARGAGIEHVASVNSPMAFGEAVVEALERDDLGVIVAKVKAVGPDNYGMDFALPENAFRFKRWIRERSSAR, from the coding sequence ATGGAACGAGCCCAGTGCATTGCGATGCTCTACCCCGAGCTCCAGGACAAGCTGGTCGTGACCATCATGGGCGCGAGCGCGCAGGAGCTCTACGACCTCGGTCACCGGGAGAACTTCTTCTACCTGCAGCACGCGATGGGCCTCGCCTCCTCGATCGCTTTGGGCCTCGCGCTGCACCGACCCGAGGAGCAGGTCGTAGTGCTCGACGGTGACGGCTCGGTGCTGATGAATCTGGGTGGACTCGCGACGCTGGCCCGATATCGGCCTAAGAACCTCCTGCACATCATTTTCGACAACGGCAGCCTGCTCTCTACGGGCGGCTTCGAGTCGCACACGACCGCGGGCATCACAGATCTCGCGGCAATCGCACGCGGGGCGGGCATCGAGCACGTCGCGTCCGTCAACTCCCCGATGGCCTTCGGCGAGGCTGTCGTCGAGGCGCTCGAGCGCGACGACCTGGGCGTGATCGTCGCCAAGGTGAAGGCCGTTGGGCCGGACAACTACGGGATGGACTTCGCACTGCCCGAGAACGCATTCCGGTTCAAGCGGTGGATTCGTGAGAGGAGCTCGGCTCGTTGA